From the Anopheles coustani chromosome X, idAnoCousDA_361_x.2, whole genome shotgun sequence genome, one window contains:
- the LOC131268978 gene encoding NADH-quinone oxidoreductase subunit B 2 produces MMTIRPLLTKALLLPSANGATQILRSKATLPVVEKDKPEKVSYSPFGTKQSNWADWTVARLDDVLNWGRKGSIWPLTFGLACCAVEMMHIAAPRYDMDRFGVVFRASPRQADVIIVAGTLTNKMAPALRKVYDQMPEPRWVISMGSCANGGGYYHYSYSVVRGCDRIIPVDIYVPGCPPTAEALLYGVLQLQKKVKRMKTLQMWYRK; encoded by the coding sequence ATGATGACCATTCGTCCGCTGTTGACGAAGGCACTGTTGCTGCCGTCAGCCAACGGTGCCACTCAAATACTTCGATCAAAGGCAACTCTTCCGGTGGTGGAGAAGGATAAGCCAGAAAAGGTTTCCTACTCACCGTTCGGCACCAAACAGTCGAACTGGGCCGACTGGACCGTCGCCCGGCTGGATGATGTGCTGAACTGGGGTCGCAAGGGTTCCATCTGGCCGCTTACGTTCGGTTTAGCCTGCTGCGCCGTGGAGATGATGCACATCGCCGCCCCGCGATACGATATGGATCGTTTCGGCGTGGTATTCCGTGCCTCACCCCGCCAGGCGGACGTCATTATCGTTGCCGGTACGCTTACGAACAAAATGGCACCGGCTTTACGCAAGGTTTACGATCAGATGCCGGAACCGAGATGGGTGATCTCGATGGGCAGCTGTGCGAACGGCGGTGGTTACTATCACTACTCTTACTCGGTTGTGCGCGGTTGTGACCGTATCATCCCTGTCGATATCTACGTGCCAGGATGTCCGCCAACTGCCGAGGCTCTGTTGTACGGTGTATTGCAACTCCAAAAGAAGGTGAAACGTATGAAGACGCTGCAGATGTGGTATCGCAAATAA
- the LOC131268721 gene encoding Fanconi anemia group M protein homolog: protein MEGELSRDTSLDAPNNNRDMSDVLGASSYSLRDISTDSFANEEDANLLDDSVLALLDKPYSQLHDRLHLRKQDQYDGFDNSTGSSWIYPTNYPVRQYQYTITKAALFKNTLVVLPTGLGKTFIAAVVMYNIYRWYPTGKVIFMAPTRPLVNQQIEACYRIMGIPKEDTAEITGKQQRKNRAGLWQTKRVFYVTPQVVQADLCAPEQAFPVEQVRLIVIDEAHKAKGRYAYTEVVKMIAARNKHFRVLALSATPGRTLEDVAEVIQNLLISHIEVRWDNSIDVSPYTFRKSIRTIVIPLGATIRGVREQLLQLVDPYVRRLLDANVLSCGNPASMTRGMLIMEQKRFRENSLLQRHPNHSIVNGDFGVCVSMYHALDLLVRHGVRALLNFFADGSDGASEKYFVAKDRAIKEFLEQLRERYGEERHKTDGQGDVPATGDDDVDYGHPKYRILEKQLATHFTEHPESRAIVFCEFRDSVAMIHRLLSQRSPLIRPKCIVGQGGTSGIRAVTQKEQIAAMQQFRAGTCNTLIATCVAEEGIDVGEVDLIVCFDITKNPTRFVQRIGRTGRQRVGRVLMLVTEGEEHETLKRVQASKDRTNQQLAKSKDIMRILYRHSPRLVPGEFEPKCVEMFINIAAAGGGEAEGANAASGSGKGGAKRKVTTGEPDVDSKRRKVSTAAKPGSSTPKGTQDVRRFFQRANTGRLPADADLDASERDIFSLPASPPGSSPEKLQQRTSEKPVIDRCARPGKSDQQLAIDRILQNLVRHYEQLRRQKFIHRQQLLNVPTVAQILQRRSLAIVRSELARQLLQSTQDANTVSQAAGKRDDPFDLPPLRPIPESIRLQRAVENEAPCSPPSDVYPISPTQGKDESILNIFDSTLNYSNFNETSCVTIQRGTDTVPVAVTGNRKRTPPVDSPLLRAFNRSVQKRQLEENHFKQAGLTNTECHPVGVATLPEPETPPQVQRVRSRQLNVEAVKKTIPSDSPLLRAFNRSVQKRNNSDGFQEMDENELKRKMVLEFFHLQSLDDIFDAEELSDRMEEDPPAPMDVPLHQPVITDAESNLLLANAAESEKEAVIWNVSSEPGTSRQSATCESDKENKGKCKNFNLGSAALVFDDSDDDIFGEMDLSPVHRTAAQQSPIGRVILGETRQKEPAEHSSQVFSAVEKSPSLLARPVSKNSRLAPTKLNFQRLRAGETRQHSATTNRNDPEMSRPLTPVESLSSSPFFNTCQSSIRPSPSAIPPQPVKGPSQDLDRSTIIGHRRKRGCLGLNNDLDSEDDEDDVHPLPTDFPVTIEKEDFSRLDSEDDDIFESCKSGPSYGRIDRKSNTNAQVGQKKPETSVLQIAARSKKHQPKRRQAARAFLHTQAEVSGSEEEDENDTETWHQEMDSFIEAGGSQLSQADASCVDMRAVYLQSVRSPTVARGRFKIPATRANAGLPRPNTLGPADADDLSDNALDETEAFDSSFITDDIEVDSELSELEQAEMALRERRRVGKRAREKADAEASTAKRRRRIIVLSDSE from the exons ATGGAAGGCGAGCTTTCGCGGGATACATCCCTTGATGCTCCGAACAACAACCGGGATATGTCCGACGTGCTTGGGGCAAGCAGCTATTCGTTACGTGATATTTCAACGGATTCATTCGCCAACGAGGAAGATGCGAACCTCTTGGATGACAGTGTCCTGGCGCTCTTGGACAAACCGTACAGTCAGTTGCACGACCGCTTGCACTTACGCAAACAAGATCAGTACGATGGGTTCGACAACAGTACCGGCAGCAGCTGGATCTACCCGACCAACTATCCGGTTCGGCAGTACCAGTACACCATCACCAAGGCGGCCTTGTTCAAAAACACGCTTGTCGTGCTGCCGACTGGTCTCGGCAAGACATTCATTGCTGCCGTCGTGATGTACAACATCTACCGGTGGTATCCGACGGGGAAAGTTATCTTCATGGCACCGACCCGACCATTGGTGAATCAACAGATCGAAGCGTGCTACCGCATCATGGGCATCCCAAAAGAAGACACCGCCGAAATAACTGGCAAGCAGCAACGTAAGAACCGCGCAGGGCTGTGGCAAACGAAGCGTGTCTTTTATGTAACGCCACAGGTCGTGCAGGCGGATCTGTGCGCACCGGAACAAGCTTTTCCCGTCGAGCAGGTGCGCCTTATTGTGATAGACGAAGCGCACAAAGCGAAAGGCCGATACGCATACACGGAAGTGGTTAAAATGATAGCAGCGCGCAACAAACACTTCCGTGTGCTTGCCCTCTCCGCCACGCCAGGCCGAACGCTGGAGGACGTAGCGGAGGTCATACAGAACCTGCTCATTTCGCACATCGAGGTGCGCTGGGACAACTCGATCGACGTGTCGCCGTACACGTTTCGCAAGAGTATCCGTACGATCGTTATTCCGCTCGGAGCGACGATACGCGGTGTCCGAGAACAATTACTGCAGTTGGTCGATCCGTACGTGCGCCGTTTGCTCGATGCCAACGTGCTGTCGTGCGGCAACCCAGCTTCCATGACACGCGGCATGCTAATCATGGAACAGAAGCGGTTTCGTGAAAATTCGCTACTCCAGCGACACCCAAACCACTCCATCGTAAACGGGGACTTCGGCGTGTGTGTTAGCATGTACCATGCGCTCGATCTGCTCGTTCGGCACGGTGTACGGGCGTTGCTAAACTTTTTCGCTGACGGTAGCGACGGTGCATCGGAGAAGTACTTCGTGGCCAAGGATCGCGCCATCAAGGAGTTTCTCGAGCAGTTAAGGGAGCGATACGGGGAAGAACGTCACAAAACGGATGGCCAAGGCGATGTTCCAGCGACCGGCGATGACGATGTTGACTACGGCCATCCAAAGTATCGCATACTGGAAAAACAGCTCGCAACCCACTTTACCGAACACCCAGAATCAAGGGCCATTGTGTTCTGCGAGTTTCGCGATTCGGTTGCGATGATCCATCGGTTGCTGAGCCAACGGAGTCCACTGATCCGCCCAAAGTGTATAGTTG GCCAAGGAGGCACGAGCGGGATCCGAGCGGTGACGCAGAAAGAACAAATCGCTGCCATGCAGCAATTTCGGGCCGGCACTTGCAATACGCTTATTGCAACGTGCGTCGCCGAGGAGGGAATCGATGTTGGCGAAGTGGATTTGATTGTTTGCTTCGATATCACGAAAAATCCGACACGGTTCGTGCAGCGTATCGGTCGGACCGGGCGGCAGCGTGTTGGCCGCGTGCTGATGCTAGTGACCGAAGGTGAGGAGCACGAGACCCTCAAGCGAGTGCAGGCGTCGAAGGACCGGACGAATCAGCAGCTCGCCAAGAGTAAGGACATCATGCGCATCCTCTATCGGCACTCACCGCGGCTTGTACCGGGGGAGTTTGAGCCGAAATGTGTGGAAATGTTTATCAACATCGCAGCGGCGGGTGGTGGCGAAGCAGAAGGCGCAAATGCTGCATCAGGCAGTGGAAAGGGTGGGGCGAAGCGTAAGGTTACCACCGGCGAGCCAGACGTGGACAGTAAGCGAAGAAAAGTGAGTACAGCAGCAAAACCCGGCAGCTCAACACCGAAAGGGACGCAGGATGTGCGCCGATTCTTCCAACGTGCCAACACCGGGAGGCTTCCGGCGGACGCGGATCTGGATGCAAGCGAACGGGATATTTTCTCCCTACCAGCTTCGCCTCCTGGTAGCAGTCCGGAAAAATTACAACAACGCACCAGCGAAAAGCCAGTCATCGATCGGTGTGCCCGACCCGGTAAGTCCGATCAGCAGCTGGCCATAGATCGGATCCTGCAGAACCTGGTACGCCATTACGAACAACTAAGGAGGCAGAAGTTTATCCACCGCCAGCAGCTTCTCAATGTCCCGACGGTTGCGCAGATACTGCAGCGGCGGTCGTTGGCGATCGTGCGATCAGAGTTGGCCCGGCAGTTGCTGCAGTCTACCCAAGATGCAAACACGGTGTCACAGGCGGCGGGAAAGCGGGATGATCCGTTCGATTTACCACCGCTTCGACCAATTCCGGAATCCATCCGGTTGCAGCGTGCTGTAGAAAATGAGGCACCGTGTTCACCGCCTTCCGATGTTTACCCAATTTCTCCAACGCAGGGGaaggatgaatccattttaaacattttcgatTCAACACTCAATTATTCAAACTTCAACGAAACCTCCTGCGTGACGATACAGAGAGGTACGGATACGGTACCAGTGGCTGTGACAGGGAACCGAAAACGAACACCACCGGTTGATAGTCCCCTTTTGCGTGCCTTCAATCGGTCGGTTCAGAAGCGCCAGCTCGAAGAAAATCATTTCAAGCAAGCGGGTTTAACAAACACTGAATGTCACCCAGTGGGCGTTGCTACATTACCTGAACCAGAAACACCACCGCAAGTGCAGAGAGTGCGAAGTAGGCAGTTGAATGTAGAAGCGGTGAAAAAGACGATTCCTTCCGACAGTCCGTTGCTGCGAGCCTTCAATCGTTCCGTGCAGAAGCGTAATAATTCAGACGGTTTCCAAgaaatggatgaaaatgagctgaaaaggaaaatggtcCTGGAGTTTTTTCACCTGCAATCGCTTGATGACATTTTCGATGCAGAGGAACTGAGTGATCGAATGGAGGAAGACCCTCCGGCCCCAATGGATGTACCCTTGCACCAACCTGTGATAACGGATGCAGAATCGAATCTGCTGCTTGCCAATGCGGCCGAAAGTGAAAAGGAAGCAGTAATTTGGAATGTATCATCGGAACCGGGGACGTCACGACAATCGGCAACATGCGAATCagataaagaaaacaagggAAAGTGTAAGAATTTTAATCTCGGCTCCGCTGCGCTCGTGTTTGACGATAGCGATGACGATATCTTCGGTGAGATGGATCTTAGTCCGGTACATCGTACCGCTGCACAACAATCGCCCATCGGCAGGGTTATCCTTGGTGAAACCCGACAGAAGGAGCCGGCTGAACATAGCTCCCAAGTTTTCTCGGCGGTGGAAAAATCTCCTTCTCTGTTGGCTAGGCCTGTATCGAAAAATTCACGACTCGCACCGACCAAATTAAACTTTCAACGGCTTCGAGCAGGAGAAACTCGTCAACATTCGGCAACTACCAATCGGAATGATCCGGAAATGTCACGGCCGTTAACCCCCGTCGAGTCTTTATCGTCCTCACCGTTCTTCAACACATGCCAATCGTCAATCAGGCCCTCTCCATCTGCAATACCACCGCAACCAGTGAAAGGTCCTAGCCAGGATTTAGATAGGAGTACAATCATCGGCCACAGACGGAAACGAGGCTGCCTTGGGTTGAACAACGATCTCGACAGcgaagatgatgaggatgatgttCACCCGTTACCCACCGACTTTCCGGTCACAATAGAGAAAGAAGACTTCTCCCGTCTTGACTCCGAGGACGATGATATTTTCGAATCCTGCAAGTCG GGTCCATCGTACGGTCGAATCGACCgtaaatcaaacacaaatgCTCAAGTGGGCCAGAAGAAACCGGAAACATCGGTATTGCAGATTGCGGCACGAAGCAAGAAGCATCAGCCGAAGCGTCGGCAGGCTGCTCGAGCTTTCTTACACACACAAGCTGAAGTGTCTGGCAGTGAAGAAGAGGATGAAAACGATACAGAAACATGGCATCAAGAGATGGATTCGTTTATTGAAGCGGGAGGTAGTCAGTTGTCGCAGGCGGATGCAAGTTGCGTTGACATGCGCGCCGTCTACCTACAGTCAGTTCGAAGCCCGACAGTGGCTCGTGGGCGTTTCAAAATTCCAGCCACGCGAGCAAACGCGGGTCTCCCACGCCCAAACACCCTTGGTCCCGCAGACGCAGATGATCTTAGCGACAATGCACTAGACGAAACTGAAGCATTCGATTCCTCCTTCATCACCGACGACATCGAGGTTGATTCGGAACTGTCGGAACTCGAACAGGCCGAGATGGCGTTACGAGAACGCCGGCGAGTTGGAAAACGAGCACGAGAGAAAGCTGATGCAGAGGCTAGTACAGCAAAGCGGCGTCGGCGGATTATCGTCCTTTCTGACTCTGAATAG
- the LOC131268714 gene encoding xaa-Pro aminopeptidase 3-like, with protein sequence MLSLRTVSCVRNIARCVFPVIQKSVTGKLHSASVLACSRVNNQKAAMDATEPARRHTTYGQPVQHTHPHLISPGEVIPGICLEEIQARRRMLLFSMKEFCAKNVDKSIKNHIVIIPAANKKYMSHKIPYVFRQNTDFLYLSGCQEPDSVLVMEIDGEDYCKSTLFVRPKDKHAELWDGPRTGVQAAADIFGMEQSYDVALLKEYLMKYSFAHPNAITWFDEKASDLEDVSKIVAGVTHNHMRSPIEFVHNIRVIKSPSECELMRKTCEIASSAINRTMAESYPGIGEHHVFATVDYCTRMSGANFLAYPPVVAGGTNATIIHYVNNNQIVRGGEMILLDAGCEYHGYTSDITRTWPVDGKFTDPQRVLYEVLQQVQLELIGCLQHAGGETLDQLFDTMCTKIGKYLQEVKLIPATCSGLELSRAAYKFCPHHVSHYLGMDVHDTPLVSRSIRLRPGMICTVEPGIYISHERTDVPPEFRGLGLRIEDDVLIRPDKQVEVLTKTCIKDRQLLEEMLSNRHSTVNATVDKQ encoded by the exons ATGCTCTCTCTACGAACTGTTAGTTGTGTCCGTAATATAGCAAGATGCGTTTTCCCAGTGATTCAAA AAAGTGTTACGGGGAAATTGCATTCAGCCAGCGTATTAGCATGCAGCAGAGTGAACAACCAAAAAGCAGCGATGGATGCAACAGAACCAGCTCGCCGACACACGACCTATGGCCAGCCGGTACAGCACACTCATCCACATTTAATCAGTCCTGGCGAAGTAATACCGGGAATTTGTCTGGAAGAGATTCAAGCTAGACGGCGGATGCTGCTGTTTTCGATGAAAGAGTTCTGTGCCAAAAACGTAGACAAGAGCATCAAAAACCATATC GTTATCATCCCGGCTGCGAACAAAAAGTACATGAGCCACAAGATCCCGTACGTGTTTCGGCAAAATACGGACTTCCTTTATTTGAGCGGCTGCCAGGAACCGGACAGCGTGCTCGTTATGGAGATCGATGGGGAGGATTACTGCAAGAGTACACTGTTTGTGCGCCCGAAAGACAAGCATGCGGAGCTCTGGGACGGGCCCCGAACCGGAGTGCAGGCTGCGGCCGATATCTTCGGCATGGAGCAGTCGTACGATGTGGCCTTACTGAAGGAGTATTTAATGAAGTACAGTTTCGCCCATCCAAATGCCATCACTTGGTTCGACGAGAAGGCGTCCGACCTGGAAGATGTGTCGAAAATCGTCGCGGGCGTAACACACAATCACATGCGATCACCGATCGAGTTCGTCCACAACATTCGCGTGATCAAGTCGCCAAGCGAGTGTGAGCTGATGCGCAAAACGTGTGAGATTGCCTCCAGTGCCATTAACCGGACGATGGCCGAAAGCTATCCGGGCATCGGCGAGCACCATGTGTTCGCCACCGTGGACTACTGCACGCGAATGAGCGGGGCGAATTTTCTCGCCTATCCGCCGGTGGTAGCTGGTGGAACGAACGCAACAATCATCCACTACGTAAACAACAACCAGATAGTGAGAGGTGGCGAGATGATTCTGCTGGACGCTGGATGCGAGTATCATGGTTATACGAGCGACATCACCCGTACCTGGCCGGTCGATGGCAAATTCACCGACCCGCAGCGTGTGCTCTACGAGGTGCTCCAGCAGGTGCAGCTGGAACTTATCGGCTGTCTCCAGCATGCCGGTGGTGAAACACTTGACCAGCTGTTCGATACCATGTGCACCAAGATCGGGAAATATCTCCAGGAAGTCAAGCTCATACCAGCGACCTGCAGCGGCCTAGAACTGTCCCGTGCTGCCTACAAATTCTGCCCCCATCATGTTTCGCACTACCTAGGCATGGACGTTCACGACACGCCGTTGGTTTCCCGGAGCATACGGTTGCGACCCGGAATGATCTGCACGGTGGAGCCGG GAATTTACATCTCACACGAAAGAACAGACGTCCCGCCGGAGTTCCGAGGACTTGGTCTGCGAATAGAGGACGACGTGCTCATACGGCCGGACAAACAGGTGGAAGTTCTTACCAAAACGTGCATCAAAGACCGTCAGCTTTTGGAGGAAATGCTGTCCAACCGGCACTCGACGGTCAACGCAACTGTCGATAAACAGTAG